The following are from one region of the Coffea eugenioides isolate CCC68of chromosome 2, Ceug_1.0, whole genome shotgun sequence genome:
- the LOC113762387 gene encoding raucaffricine-O-beta-D-glucosidase-like, which translates to MEKLEINRSDFGKDFLFGTATSAYQVEGAAKEGGRGPSIWDEMCRKKPDKVRNYDNGDVAADSYHLYKEDVQLLKQLGFDYYRFSISWTRILPGGRLNAGVNKEGIQYYNNLINELLANGIQPFVTLLHFDVPQALEDEYGSFLDEKIVADFAAFARLCFWHFGDRVKNWITINEPWTVSCFGYAAGTFPPNRGSSSADHGSLSIVQHRCGVMHPQICQNGDPGTEPYTVTRNMLLAHAEAVRIYRQKFQSAQGGQIGITLNTTWFEPYNAESADDAKAAGRALDFTFGWFMDPVTYGQYPKSMTDRVPENRLKRFSDDESAKLKGSYDFLGLNYYTANYAYNDPTVYPEPSYLTDSGAKTTATGPDGKPIGERTSSGWIYIYPEGLFKLLCLIKTRYNNPAIYITENGVADAGALDGTIYLSLSDDIRIRYHRDHLKALKRAIDQYSVSVKGYTAWSLLDNFEWAVGYKDRFGICYVDFNDANLARYPKDSAIWFKNFLKPRPVKALSTSDNAQMPASAMELPGYETPAKRARER; encoded by the exons ATGGAGAAATTGGAGATTAATCGTTCTGACTTTGGGAAAGATTTCCTCTTTGGAACTGCAACATCTGCTTATCAG GTTGAAGGTGCTGCGAAGGAAGGCGGTAGAGGCCCTAGCATATGGGACGAGATGTGCAGAAAGAAACCAG ACAAGGTTAGAAATTATGACAATGGAGATGTAGCAGCGGATTCATACCATCTGTATAAG GAAGACGTGCAATTGTTGAAGCAACTTGGTTTTGACTACTACAGATTTTCAATTTCATGGACTAGAATACTGCCAG GAGGAAGATTGAATGCCGGAGTGAACAAAGAAGGGATCCAGTACTACAACAACCTCATTAATGAACTCTTGGCTAATG GCATTCAGCCTTTTGTTACCCTTTTGCACTTTGACGTGCCTCAGGCTCTAGAAGATGAGTATGGAAGTTTTCTAGATGAAAAAATAGT GGCCGATTTTGCTGCTTTTGCAAGACTATGCTTTTGGCATTTTGGAGATCGAGTGAAAAATTGGATCACAATCAATGAGCCTTGGACTGTATCATGTTTTGGCTATGCAGCTGGGACATTTCCTCCCAATCGAGGTTCAAGTTCAGCGGATCATGGGTCCCTCAGCATTGTTCAGCATAGATGTGGTGTTATGCATCCGCAAATTTGCCAAAATGGAGATCCAGGGACAGAGCCGTACACTGTAACACGCAACATGCTTCTTGCTCATGCTGAAGCTGTTCGAATATACAGACAAAAGTTTCAG AGTGCTCAAGGAGGCCAAATTGGAATAACCCTTAACACCACTTGGTTTGAACCATACAATGCTGAATCAGCAGATGATGCAAAGGCAGCTGGCCGAGCCCTTGATTTCACGTTTGGCTG GTTTATGGATCCAGTAACATATGGTCAGTATCCCAAGTCAATGACTGATCGTGTACCAGAAAACCGTCTTAAACGTTTCTCGGATGATGAATCAGCCAAATTAAAAGGATCATATGATTTTCTGGGGCTCAAttattatactgctaattatGCATATAATGATCCTACTGTTTATCCAGAGCCTAGTTACTTAACAGATTCGGGTGCCAAGACTACGG CGACCGGTCCTGACGGCAAACCCATTGGTGAACGT ACATCTTCTGGTTGGATATACATTTATCCAGAGGGACTTTTCAAGCTCTTGTGTCTCATCAAGACGCGTTACAATAATCCAGCAATTTACATCACTGAAAATG GTGTCGCTGATGCTGGTGCTCTAGATGGTACGATTTACCTTTCTCTATCCGATGATATTAGGATCAGGTATCACCGCGATCACCTAAAGGCACTAAAACGGGCAATCGACCA GTATTCTGTCAGCGTGAAAGGTTATACCGCGTGGTCATTACTTGACAATTTTGAGTGGGCAGTGGGATATAAAGACCGTTTTGGCATTTGTTATGTGGACTTCAATGATGCAAATTTGGCAAGATACCCAAAGGACTCAGCCATATGGTTTAAGAACTTCCTCAAACCTAGACCTGTAAAGGCACTTTCGACATCTGACAATGCGCAGATGCCAGCTTCTGCAATGGAACTTCCTGGTTATGAGACCCCTGCTAAGAGGGCTCGTGAACGTTAG